One cyanobiont of Ornithocercus magnificus DNA segment encodes these proteins:
- a CDS encoding transcriptional repressor gives MAPTETREAAAALEEGLHQEGRRLTPQRRRILSLFERLGSGCHLSAEDVHKQLLQAKLRVSLATVYRTLHLLVEMGFLHELELNESGHRFELICENHPDHHHLVCQRCGRTEEFESDSVLQACQMAAEKSGFRLLGVALNVRGLCPACILKR, from the coding sequence ATGGCACCTACTGAAACTAGGGAAGCGGCGGCTGCTCTCGAGGAAGGTTTACATCAGGAAGGAAGACGTCTAACTCCACAACGTCGCCGTATTCTCTCTCTGTTTGAACGCCTTGGCTCTGGCTGTCACCTCAGCGCAGAGGATGTCCACAAGCAGTTATTACAAGCCAAACTGCGCGTCTCTCTAGCCACTGTCTATAGGACTCTTCACTTGCTAGTCGAGATGGGATTTCTGCATGAGCTGGAACTCAATGAGAGCGGGCACCGTTTTGAGCTTATTTGTGAGAATCACCCTGACCATCATCATCTTGTCTGCCAACGTTGTGGGCGAACGGAGGAATTTGAGAGTGATTCTGTTCTACAGGCCTGTCAGATGGCAGCTGAAAAATCAGGTTTCCGCCTGCTTGGCGTTGCACTGAATGTACGCGGACTCTGTCCAGCCTGTATTCTTAAGAGGTAG